From the genome of Methanofollis sp. UBA420:
TGAAGAATATCGCCGCTTCCACTCCCATTGCTGCGGCGGTCGCCCCCAGGATAAAGGGGGCGTACAGCCTCTCGGGCGTGTCTGTCCCGCTTGTCTGGACATAGAGTATCTTTGCCATTTTTCCGCCTCACTTCGTCCTTCGGATATAAAACGTCAGAATTCCCTCTTCTTTTTCCAATTTCACAATCTCATGGCCCATCCGTTTCGCCCACCGCGTGATGTCCTCCTCCGCGGCCGGGTCGTCGGCCTCTACCTTAAGAACCTCACCCACCCCGATCTTCTCGATCTCCTCCTTTGTGCGGGCGATCGGCATCGGGCAGTAGAGGCCGATGCAGTCGAGTTCTCGGTCTGGCGTGATCTCTTCGGTCACCCTCTCCCCTCCGCTATTGCAGTCCGCCCATGATGCATGACACAGTCCCCCTGTTCACCCGTCGGTGGATGCCGGCACGGATATACCTAACCCATGGTGGGCAGAGTGCACGGAGAGTACAATTACGAAAAAACCCCGGAAAGGATATTGCCCCCGGACTCATGGCGAGCAGTGCGGATCCCCCGACCCCACCCCTGTGGCGCCGTGGCAGACGCGCCCGGACCAAATACGCCAGGATCTGCCTCCAATCCGGGAGTCATACCACCCATTCAGGGCCATATCAAGGAGATCCGGCGATACGGGCGTACCGGAGTCTGCGTGCAAAACAGGATGAAATTCGGCAGGACTCAACGCCCCGGGGCCAAGCGTATGAGCTCAGGTAATGTTCTCCCCTTCCCGGTCCCCCTGATACCAGGGAGAGAAAGGGAGAGAGGCAGGGAATCGTTCCGATATCGGGCTCTGCGGATATCCTCCAGAGCCAAAAAAGAGAGAAACCGCCCCTCATGTCGGGACGGCGAACTTCTTCTCGATCTGGTTGGCGGTGATGGTCGTCACCGTGACCAGGAAGAGGTAGACGACCGCGATCACCGCAAAGGTCTCGTTGAAGAGGAAGTACTTCGTCGCCACCAGTTTTCCGGCCCCGGTCAGTTCGATGGCCGTGATCATGAACGCGAGTGAGGAGTACTTGATCAGGTAGATGAACTCGTTCGTCATCCCCGGGATCGCACGGCGGAGGGCCTGCGGGAGGATGATATACCAGATCGACTGCCAGCGGCTCATGCCGAGGGCCTGGGCGGCGATCATCTGCCCTTCCTTCACCGAGAGGAGGGCACCCCTGATATACTCAGAATTATAGGCCGAGTTGCAGAAGACGAACCCGATCACTGAGGCAAGGATGGGAGAGAGCCTGATCCCGAGAGACGGGAGTCCGAAGTACAGGATGAAGAGGAGCAGGAGGAGCGGACAGCCCTTGATGAAGGCGACATACCCCCGCAACAGCAGCGAGAGCCAGCGGCCCCCGTAGGTTCTCCCGAGGGCGACGCCGATCCCGAGGATGGCACCGAAGGGCGCCGCTGCCACGATCAGTTCGAGGGTCACGATCAGCCCTTCGAAGAGGGCCGGCAGGAGGATCGTTGTCAGAAAGACGAAGGTGTCCATTTTCTCGCCGTTCAGTCCCCGTTATAGTCTCTGAACTTCCCGATGAAGTTCTTCGTTCTCGTAAACGCCGCGTCGTTCATGAGCTCTGCAGGGGAGCCGCGCTCCGCAACCTTGCCATGCTCCATAAAGAGCACCTCGTTTGCCACCGACAGGGCAAAGCCCATCTCATGAGTGACGACGAGCATCGTCATGCCCTGGCGTGCGAGGTTCTTCATCACTTCGAGCACCTCGCGGGTCAGTTCCGGGTCGAGGGCCGAGGTCGGTTCGTCGAAGAGGATCACGTCGGGGTCCATCGCAAGGGCGCGGGCGATCGAGACGCGCTGTGCCTGACCGCCGGAGAGTTCGGCAGGGTAGTGGTCGGCCCAGTCCTCCATGCCGACTCGCCGTAACTCCGCAAGCGCCTTCTCGCGGGCAGACGCGGCGTCCATCTTCTTCACCTTCAAGAGCGCAACCTCCACGTTCCGCACCGCGGTCAGGTGGTCGAAGAGGTAGAAGTTCTGGAAAACCATCCCGATCTTCTGCCTGAAGTAGTTGATGCGGGCGCCGGAGTTCGTCACCTCCTCGTCGTTCAGGAAGACGCGGCCCTGGTCAGGCAGGGTCAACTGGTTGATGCACCGCAGGAGCGTGCTCTTGCCCGTGCCGGACGGCCCGATAAACACCTTCGTCTCCCCCTTCCGCACATCGAAGGAGACGCCCTTCAACACCTCCCGGTCGCCATACGCCTTGTGGATCCCTTCCACGCGGAGGATATACTTGTCTGCACCCATTTTTACAGAGCTCCTTTTCCAAATCCGGGGATGCTGGTCTTCTTTTCAAGCACGTTGAGCGCCTTCATGCCGGCATAGTTCAGGAGGATGTAGACCCCGGCTATGGCCAGATAGATGGGCATCGTGATGTAGGTCTGCGCCACCATGTATGTCGCCCGTGTCAGGAGTTCCTGCACCCCGATTGCATAACAGATGGCCGTATCGGTCAGCACCGTCGGGTACTCGTTCGACCATCCGGGCAGGGCGATCCGCATCGCCTGCGGCAGGATGATGTGCCGGATCGCCTGAAAGCGGGTCATGCCCAGGGACCGCGCCGCGGTCATCTGCCCATCGCTGATCGACTGGATCGCACCCCGGAAGATCTGGGATTGGTACGCCGCCCCGCGGAGACCGAGTACCACGACGGCCACCAGCAAGGGGGGAACACCGCTCATGTTCAGAGACGGGAAGATGCCGAAGAAGAAGAGGAAGAGGAGCACGATCACCGGCAGACCCCTGAAGAACCAGACATATACCGAGATCACACTTTTTATCAGCCTGTTCCCGTAGATCTGGCCGAGAGCCATGGGAAGGCCGAAGATCAGCCCAACCCCAAGAGAGGCCAGGACAAGACCAAGTGTTTCCAGGAGACCCCAGAAAAGGTAGGGGATCCAATCCAGCAGGATAGATATGAAGTCCATGTTCAGTCCCTATCGGCCGTGTCCAGGATCGGCCTGACCCTTAGAATTCTGGAAATGGTTTCGAATACTCATACTTTGCCCGCATTTAAGAAAAGGTTTGGGGTTTGCCGTTGCGGTCGGTTGGCAAAAAAGGGATGATGGCGGGGATACCGCCTCATTTCATCTCGTATTTCTCAAGGAGTTCCTGCCACTTCGGCGAGGCCATCAGTTCGGTGAGTCCCTCATTGATGGTGGTGAGGAGTTCGGTGTCATCCTTGCGGATGGCGACGCCGTAGTTCTCGCCGGTGTAGATCTCGCCGATGATATGGGCGGGCTTGCCCTCGATCGCACTCAGGTGGGGGGGCCGGTCATAGACCGTGGCATCGATCCTCTCGTTAACGAGGTCGGTGATG
Proteins encoded in this window:
- a CDS encoding sulfurtransferase TusA family protein, whose translation is MTEEITPDRELDCIGLYCPMPIARTKEEIEKIGVGEVLKVEADDPAAEEDITRWAKRMGHEIVKLEKEEGILTFYIRRTK
- a CDS encoding amino acid ABC transporter permease, translated to MDTFVFLTTILLPALFEGLIVTLELIVAAAPFGAILGIGVALGRTYGGRWLSLLLRGYVAFIKGCPLLLLLFILYFGLPSLGIRLSPILASVIGFVFCNSAYNSEYIRGALLSVKEGQMIAAQALGMSRWQSIWYIILPQALRRAIPGMTNEFIYLIKYSSLAFMITAIELTGAGKLVATKYFLFNETFAVIAVVYLFLVTVTTITANQIEKKFAVPT
- a CDS encoding amino acid ABC transporter ATP-binding protein, whose amino-acid sequence is MGADKYILRVEGIHKAYGDREVLKGVSFDVRKGETKVFIGPSGTGKSTLLRCINQLTLPDQGRVFLNDEEVTNSGARINYFRQKIGMVFQNFYLFDHLTAVRNVEVALLKVKKMDAASAREKALAELRRVGMEDWADHYPAELSGGQAQRVSIARALAMDPDVILFDEPTSALDPELTREVLEVMKNLARQGMTMLVVTHEMGFALSVANEVLFMEHGKVAERGSPAELMNDAAFTRTKNFIGKFRDYNGD
- a CDS encoding amino acid ABC transporter permease, yielding MDFISILLDWIPYLFWGLLETLGLVLASLGVGLIFGLPMALGQIYGNRLIKSVISVYVWFFRGLPVIVLLFLFFFGIFPSLNMSGVPPLLVAVVVLGLRGAAYQSQIFRGAIQSISDGQMTAARSLGMTRFQAIRHIILPQAMRIALPGWSNEYPTVLTDTAICYAIGVQELLTRATYMVAQTYITMPIYLAIAGVYILLNYAGMKALNVLEKKTSIPGFGKGAL